Proteins found in one Ptychodera flava strain L36383 chromosome 16, AS_Pfla_20210202, whole genome shotgun sequence genomic segment:
- the LOC139152520 gene encoding insulin-like growth factor 1 receptor, translating into MRCDRSTGCVCLDGWTGKSCDLDAQAPNITDCPRDLTVLADVDGDSAVVSWINPTIIDNSGQPVAWGSNRESGQSFGIGKHDIIMWASDQSNNTASCNFSVFVTRQIENAGTMFLPLYVWVMIVVGAVVIILLLIVYIVKTQRSYVPVDGNDREFEDYLQEHLPKAALAWNVEKKALKILDEEPIGVGEYGRVYKARLVLHGKDQIVAAKTLCETRSDAISRKNFINEVRCLLELACHPNIISFLGIRIIGDPKYILTEYASNGDLKNYLISLRLLNSGTETRLIKVARDVANALSFMSMKRVMHKDIAARNVFLTNDFTAKIGDFGLGRDVYERPESDYHSLSWANHQNRFPLRWMPPEFLVDGTFTLEGDRWSYGILLWEIGSLGGSPMMGVPVENLLDYLQSGRRPVKPDGCTPTSYRIMQHCWHEDRYNRPTPDQLMADFDYMLRTQANKSERFFTEDFKERHNNELNNESFELPV; encoded by the exons ATGAGATGTGATCGATCCACGGGCTGCGTTTGTCTGGACGGATGGACCGGAAAATCGTGCGACTTGG ACGCCCAGGCACCAAATATCACTGACTGTCCTAGAGACCTAACTGTGCTGGCAGACGTTGATGGCGATTCCGCTGTCGTCAGTTGGATCAACCCTACAATAATTGACAACTCTGGTCAGCCAGTTGCCTGGGGATCAAATCGGGAATCAGGACAAAGTTTTGGCATTGGAAAGCACGACATCATCATGTGGGCTTCGGATCAATCCAATAACACAGCCTCTTGCAATTTTTCCGTATTTGTTACCAGACAAATAGAGAATG CTGGAACTATGTTTTTACCCCTCTATGTGTGGGTAATGATAGTAGTGGGTGCAGTTGTCATTATTCTTCTCCTGATCGTCTATATTGTGAAAACGCAAAGGTCTTACGTACCCGTAGATGGAAATGACCGAGAGTTTGAAGATTATCTACAG GAACATTTACCAAAAGCAGCATTGGCTTGGAATGTTGAGAAGAAAGCTTTGAAGATACTTGATGAAGAGCCGATTGGAGTGGGAGAGTACGGACGAGTCTACAAAGCTCGATTGGTTCTCCACGGAAAGGATCAAATAGTCGCAGCTAAAACTCTCTGCGAAA CTCGTTCAGATGCAATAAGCCGGAAAAATTTCATAAACGAAGTCCGGTGTCTGCTGGAATTAGCATGCCATCCTAATATTATCTCATTTCTTGGCATTCGCATAATTGGAG ATCCAAAATACATACTGACAGAATATGCATCCAACGGAGATCTGAAAAACTACCTCATATCGCTGAGATTACTTAACTCCGGGACTGAAACACGATTGATCAAAGTTGCAAGAGATGTCGCTAATGCTCTGTCATTCATGTCCATGAAACGTGTCATGCACAAAGACATCGCTGCTCGCAATGTGTTCCTGACTAACGATTTTACTGCCAAGATCGGAGATTTTGGACTTGGACGAGACGTTTACGAAAGACCTGAGAGTGACTATCATTCACTTTCATGG GCAAATCATCAAAACCGATTTCCATTACGATGGATGCCGCCAGAATTCCTCGTTGATGGAACATTTACACTTGAAGGCGATAG ATGGTCGTACGGAATACTACTTTGGGAAATAGGTTCTCTTG GTGGTTCTCCCATGATGGGTGTACCAGTTGAAAATTTACTTGACTATCTACAAAGCGGCAGAAGACCAGTGAAACCAGACGGATGTACACCTACTTC CTACCGGATTATGCAGCACTGTTGGCATGAAGACCGATACAATCGCCCAACACCGGACCAGTTGATGGCCGACTTCGATTATATGTTAAGAACACAAGCGAACAAATCTGAA agATTCTTCACTGAAGACTTTAAAGAAAGACACAACAATGAACTCAATAACGAATCATTTGAATTACCTGTATGA